The following DNA comes from Fibrobacter sp. UWH6.
CTAGAGGCGGGAGCTTCCGCGATGGCGGCTGCATTTTGTTCAGCGGCAGGTGCTGCTGTTGTGTCAGATACGGTTGCGCTAGGAGTGGCTTCCTGGGCGTAAAGATTTACAACGGTGCCTAAAGTGGCGATAAGAAGAGACATTTTCATATTCATGTCTTCAACATAAACAAATCATGACGAACCTTATTAAGAATAAATCATTTTTTTGGGAACAGGCGTATACAAAAACTTCAAGAATTTTGGTGCATAATCGAGAGGAGAAGTTTAACTTTGGAAAAAACGACGGAGTAAATTAATGTCACTACTGCGCTTATCAGGGCTGTTTTTAGCTGGAATTCTGACTTTATGGGGCTGTAACGGAGAGAACGTTACTGAAGTCTCCTATGAAAAGCTGGATGAACCTATTGGCGAAAGAATCGGCCCTGTCAGTCAGTATGGAAGGCTGGTTGCCGGAGTGAATTCCGAGGGCAAGGGCCGAATATACGGCAGTTGCAAGGGCGTATCTGATGGTAACGAAGTTCAGGTACGAGGCATGAGCCTTTACTGGAGCCTTTTGAAACCCGCTACAAAGTTTTATTCCGATACCGGCATTACGACCATGGTGAACGACATGAAAATCGAAGTGATTCGTGCCGCCATTGGTACCGAAGAAAATTGGGGCGGGACATTGGGATTTTTGCTGGATCCGGATGCTCAGCGCGAATTGATCGATCAGGCTGTTAAGGCGGCCATAAAGAATGACATCTATGTAATTATCGACTGGCATTCCCATAGTGCGCATAAGCAGTTGAGTGATGCTATCGCCTTCTTCGACGAAATGGCTCAAAAATACGGCCAGTATAACAATGTGATTTTTGAAATTTTTAATGAGCCTACCAGAATTGTCTGGGAGCAGGTGAAGGCTTATGGCGATACCGTCGTCGCGACCATTCGAAAGCATTCTGACAATTTGATTCTTGTGGGTAACCCCATGTGGGACCAGTCGCCCAATTGGGCTATAGGAAAAGAGATCGCCGATTCACTTCATAATATTGCCTACACATTCCATTACTACGCTAATAGCCACAGCATCAAGCTCGAAGGACGGAATGCCGAAGAAGCGATGAATGCGGGATTGTCCCTGTTTGTTAGCGAATGGGGTACTGCAAATGCAAGTGGAAAGGGCGTGCCTGATGCAGACCGCAATGATCAATGGCAGGAATGGATGGATGAACGCAAGCTTTCATCCGCCAACTGGTCCGCTTCCATGATTAACGAAGGTACTGCAGCATTTGCGCAGGAGAGCCGAGTAGACTCTCTTGTGTATACGGTATCCGGTGAATTGGTGAAGGGATATCTATCTGCAAATCCCGATTCTTACAAGGCCTGCAAGGCAAAGTAAGCTTTAGGAAAAGCTATCCGACAATCACTTTATAAAATTCCATGAACTGCTCGGGGGAAAGTTCCTCGGCACGGACAGTGGTAGGATAATCCAGGAGTTCGATGGCTTCCTGGATTTTCTTCTTGTCGTAGGCGCGACCGAAGGAATTGGCCAAGGTCTTACGCTTCTGGGTAAAGGCGGCACGAACGAAATCGAAGAATCCCTCGGGAGCCTGCAATGCGTCTGCGCGGGGGGTGAGCAGCATGGTGGCGCTGTCTACGTTGGGCTTCGGTGTAAAATGCTCGGGACCGATCTTGCGTAAAATCTGGGTGTTGGCGAAAGCGGATACCAGAACAGAAAGGCTGCCGTAATTGCTGCTGCAGGGCGAAGCGCAAATGCGTTCGGCAACTTCCAGCTGCACCATTCCCATAAAGCCCTTGGTCAGATGCAGTCGGGGCATGAGCCCTGCGATAATTGCCGTAGAAACATTGTAGGGCAGGTTGCCGGTGACCCAGGGCTTTTCGTGTGCATCCAGAAAGGCCTGCAAGTCGAATTTCAAGAAGTCGATGTTGGTGATATGGAAGTTTTCGCGGTCGCCGAACTTTTCGTTCAACACGGCCACGCACTGTTCGTCGATTTCGACGGCTGTCAGTTCCACGCCGCGGTTCAGCAGGTGTTCTGTCAGGGCGCCATGGCCGGGGCCGATCTCGAGAACGGCTTCGCCCTTTTCGGCAGGCAGGTCACCTGCGATGGCGATGGCGGTGGGAACATCCAGAAAGTTCTGGCCAAATTTACGACGACGAGCTCTATCCATGTCTATAAAGATAGAAATTCCTTCAGGTCGGCCATTCTTTCGCGGCCGTCTTTCAGACCCAATTCATAAAGGGCTACAAGTTTTGAAGTGTCCTTTTCGACGCGGCTGATTTTCAAGTCTGTTTCGGGGCGGAAAACGAAAGCCTTTCCATTGGCTTCCCATTGGGCCAGAGTTTCGAGGCTCTTGTTGTAACGGATATGTCGATCGCCAACGGCCTTTACGAAGTTAGGATACTTGCGGTAGACGATCTTGTATACGGGAAGAAAACTGTTCGCCTCTTTTTGGTAACCCTTGTGTCGTGTGGTGATGACAACCTGCTTTTTATAGCCGGTGCGGTCCATGAATTCAAAGGGGATGCTGTCGGCGATATTTCCGTCAAACATTTTCTTGCCCTGGTAATGAACCAGGCTGCTCATGAGCGGCAGCGAAGAGGAAGAACGGATGGCATCCATATCCTGGCGCAAGTCGTGAACCTGGAAGTATTCGGCGCCACCAGTTTCCACGTTGCTTGCGGCCACATAGAATTTTGATTCGGCGGCATTCTTCTTGAAGGTGTCAAAGTCGAAAGGATCGATGACTTCGGGTACTGTATGGTAGCAGAATTCCAGGTCAAAGTAGTTGCCGGTACGAATCCAGTTTCCGAAGCTCATGTAGCGCTTGTCCTTGGAATGGACTGTATCCAGTCGGAAGTTTCTATCCCGCTGTTCCGAAAGGTAATTGCAAAGGTGGGTTGCCCCTGCCGAGGTTCCGGCGTAGCCGCCAAACTTTAAACCTTCATCTAGCAACGCGTCAAGAACGCCGGCGGAGTAAGCTCCACGCATACCGCCACCTTCCAGTACCAAGGCGGTGTCTTTCAAGAATACTTTAAACATTCCTTTTTCTGAATCCTGGATCGGTTCCATAAAAGATTAGAAGTTCACGAATGCGCCAATGGACATGGCAATTTCATCATGATCCGAGAAGCTGCCGAAGGGGTTCTGCAGGAACTGTTTGGTAAATGCCATTTCGAGGGCGGCAAATTCATACTGGAGACGCATGCCGAGAATGGCTGTGGTTTCTCCGGATTCCATTTCCAGTGCCTTTACAGAAACGTTGTTGATGTAGGAATCACGATAGTCTGCTACGTCCCAGCAATAGCTGACGCTGCCGAATGCCATGACGTACTGGCCCAGGGCCACTTCTGCCAGGACGTTGGGTGTCAAGGTCAAACCATATTCGTTATGTCTGCTGACAACGCCATCGATTCGGTCGTACGCAATCAGGGGAACGGCTGTGTTCAGACCAAGGAATACGCGGGCTTTCTGGTTCTGCAGAATGGGGGCGCCCACATTAAATTCGGGAATGACTTCTACACGGGTCGTGGTGTCGGTAACGGTCGACTTGTAGGTCGCCTTATAGGTTTCGCCGTTTTCTGTGAATATGGATTCGGTTTTGCTGCTAGTGCTGGCTTTGTACCTAAGGAAGTTCAGGTTAACGGACCAGGACAAGGCATTGCTTGTGGTATGAGCTACGGTTAGCTTTCCTCCCAGGGCCCATTCGTCCTTTTCGTGTTCTTCGCCAAATTCGCTGATGAAATAGGAACCGTTGGGGTTGGCGTAGGTCACTCCTAATGCAAGGTCGATGTTGGCCAGATTTGCAGATGCTGTTCCACCGAACTGAGTGCCGGGATTGGTAATCTTGTATGTCGTGCTGGAGGAATCGATGTCGTTATCGATGTAGCTCCAGGATTTCCCTGTTGCGGCCTCTAGGCTGAAACCGAAGTTTTGCCCGGCGTAGCCCAAGGTAACAAGGCCCAGTTCGCTGTAGTTGGCGGCATTGGTCTTGTTGTTGTCAAAGGCCAGGAAGAATGTGCTGCCTTCTCCGAAACTTACAACACCGTATCCGTCTACAGGTTCGATGTAGACGAACTTGCGGTTGTGCATTTTGTGGGGCATCGAAATTTCACCGGCGACGTTGGCGGCTGCGGCTTCATTGCCGACGGCGTTGTAGGCCCTGCCGTGGAAAATATCCAGAACGTGTTTTTCGGCAGTTGCCTGGACTGGTTGCTCGGCGATACTTTCTGCTTCCTGTTGTGTCAGGGGCATGGCAGGTGTCGTATCCCAGATACTTTCTGCAGTTTGGTCTAACTCTGGATTTTCGGCTGCAGGGATTTCTTCGACGGGCTGAAGTGCTGTCTGGGTTGCTGCCGAATCGGTAGGTATAAAGGAAATGCCTGCCGGCTCCACATAGCTGGGCTCTTCCATGGGCATAGGCTCGGGTTTGGGCATAGGCTGGAGAAGTTCCGCACTTTCGCTAACAGGAACGGGGGCGTTGGGATCCACATATTCAGGGGCAGGTTCCGCAACGGCATTATTCTCCATTTCGGAACTTTCAATGGGTGCAAATGTATTTGACGTATCGCTGGAGACGATGGGGGCAGGAATTTCGGAGTCCTGCGGTGCCGCGGGCTGGATAGATTCTCCGTCCATCGATTGCAAGATGGTTTCTGCTGAATTATCCTGAGGGGGTTGCTGCGTTAAAACGGGTGCATTTTGAGCCCAGATTGTTGCTGATGACAAGCTGATTGCGGTTAGAAAAATTTTCTTACTGATGTTCATGAAGATAAACTTAATCATTTTTTCTATTTTTGGTTAAAAGGTATTTTTAGGAAGTATAATTTCCATTGAGGTTTTTATGTCTGTTGCAATGCAAGATGTAATGAAACAGTCCGGTGTGGCCTTTGGTACCAGTGGTGCTCGCGGCCTGGTTTCTGCAATGACCGACCGTGTGTGCTATGTTTATGCACGCTCCTTTATCAAGTACTGCGAAGCTAGCTACAAGTGCGAAAAGAATATCGCTATTGCTGGAGACCTTCGCCCAAGTACTGGTCGCATTTTGCAGGCTCTGGTGAAGGCCGGCCAGGATGCTGGCTGGAAGGTGACTTATTGCGGTCGCATTCCTTCTCCTGCCATTGCACTTTATGGTCTTGATAAGAGCTTGCCCACCATCATGGTGACAGGATCCCACATTCCTGCCGACCGTAACGGTATCAAGTTTAACCACCCCAACGGCGAAATTACAAAGGCCGACGAACAGGGCATTGTTTCTCAGTCTGTTGATTTTGACGAAGCTTTGTTCGATGCTGCCGGCATGTTGAAGAATGCTCCGGAACTTCCCGCTGTTGAAACCGAAGCCGAAGAAAATTACTGCAAGCGTTATCCCGAATTCTTTGGTGAAAAGGCTTTGCAGGGCTTGACCATCGGCGTCTATCAGCATTCCGCTGTTGGCCGCGACATTGTGGTCCGCGTTCTCGAAAGCCTGGGCGCCTGCGTAAAGCCCTTCGGCCGCAGTGACGTTTTTGTTCCGGTGGATACCGAAGCGATCCGCCCCGAAGATGAAGAACTGGCCCGCGAATTTACCCACAAGGATTATGTGGACGCCGTGTTCAGTACCGATGGTGATAGCGACCGCCCGCTTCTGGCTGATGATGTGGGCATGTGGCTCCGCGGTGACGTACTGGGTATTTTGGCATCCCAGGCTCTGGGCATCAAGCGCATCGCTACTCCCGTCAGCTGCAACACCTCCCTCGAAAAGTCCGAAAGCTTCGAAAAGATTTGCCGTACCCGCATCGGTTCCCCCTATGTCATTGCCGGCATGGAAAGCCTTATGGAAGGTGACGCCGCAGCAAGTGCTGCCGCCGGCGTGTCCGTCGCCGGTTACGAAGCCAACGGCGGTTTCCTGCTGCAGACCGATCTGAAGCGCACCGCTTATGATGGCGTTACCCGCACTCTGAAGGCTCTGCCCACTCGCGATGCATTGCTCCCCATGATTGCTGTCATGGTCATGGTTCGCGAACAGAAGATGTGCGTGGTAGATCTTCTCCGCAAGCTTCCCAAGCGCTTTACTGTCAGCGACCGCCTCAAGGAATTCCCCACCGAAATTTCCAAGGCCAAGCTTGCAGAAATCCGCGAACAGAAGCTGGGTGAAAAGTTGTTCGGCAAGTTCGCCGCCAAGCCCAGCAAGTTCAACAAGGGCGCACCCTTCCACGGAAAGATGGTCTCCCTTAACGAAGTGGACGGCTACCGTATGGAATTTGATTCCGGTGACATCGTTCACCTGCGTCCCAGTGGCAACGCCCCGGAATTCCGCTGCTACGTGGAAACCGAAGGCAAGGAACGTTCCGCTGAACTTCTGGCTGACTGCCTCAAGGTCATGGAAGGCTGGCGTAAATAACATAAAGGTTAAAGGGTAAAGATAAAAGGATAAAGGTTTAAGTTGACCTTTATTCTTTTGATCGTTTGGCGGTTCTGTCCTGCGGCCCTCCTCATTTTTTTGTATCTTAAATCTCATGATGAAGAAACTTCTTGCTACGCTTACCCTATCTACAGTTGTCACCGCCTTTGCCGGCGAACATTGGAATGTGGATTTGGGCGGTGTTTCTATGAAGTATCTTTCGATGCAGGTGTCTGCCCGCAGTGCGGCTATGTCTGGTGCCGGTGTTGCCGACGCTTCCCGTGCGGCCGAAGTGAGCCGCAATCCCCTGGCTATGAGCTCTGTAGAAAATGCGGAGTTCGGCGTGAACCAGCTGGTGTTTGACGATAATTCCGCCGACAACTTTGTATCGGCTTATTATGGTCTGCCTTTTAGTTTTGG
Coding sequences within:
- a CDS encoding glycoside hydrolase family 5 protein; translation: MSLLRLSGLFLAGILTLWGCNGENVTEVSYEKLDEPIGERIGPVSQYGRLVAGVNSEGKGRIYGSCKGVSDGNEVQVRGMSLYWSLLKPATKFYSDTGITTMVNDMKIEVIRAAIGTEENWGGTLGFLLDPDAQRELIDQAVKAAIKNDIYVIIDWHSHSAHKQLSDAIAFFDEMAQKYGQYNNVIFEIFNEPTRIVWEQVKAYGDTVVATIRKHSDNLILVGNPMWDQSPNWAIGKEIADSLHNIAYTFHYYANSHSIKLEGRNAEEAMNAGLSLFVSEWGTANASGKGVPDADRNDQWQEWMDERKLSSANWSASMINEGTAAFAQESRVDSLVYTVSGELVKGYLSANPDSYKACKAK
- the rsmA gene encoding 16S rRNA (adenine(1518)-N(6)/adenine(1519)-N(6))-dimethyltransferase RsmA, encoding MDRARRRKFGQNFLDVPTAIAIAGDLPAEKGEAVLEIGPGHGALTEHLLNRGVELTAVEIDEQCVAVLNEKFGDRENFHITNIDFLKFDLQAFLDAHEKPWVTGNLPYNVSTAIIAGLMPRLHLTKGFMGMVQLEVAERICASPCSSNYGSLSVLVSAFANTQILRKIGPEHFTPKPNVDSATMLLTPRADALQAPEGFFDFVRAAFTQKRKTLANSFGRAYDKKKIQEAIELLDYPTTVRAEELSPEQFMEFYKVIVG
- a CDS encoding patatin family protein — its product is MFKVFLKDTALVLEGGGMRGAYSAGVLDALLDEGLKFGGYAGTSAGATHLCNYLSEQRDRNFRLDTVHSKDKRYMSFGNWIRTGNYFDLEFCYHTVPEVIDPFDFDTFKKNAAESKFYVAASNVETGGAEYFQVHDLRQDMDAIRSSSSLPLMSSLVHYQGKKMFDGNIADSIPFEFMDRTGYKKQVVITTRHKGYQKEANSFLPVYKIVYRKYPNFVKAVGDRHIRYNKSLETLAQWEANGKAFVFRPETDLKISRVEKDTSKLVALYELGLKDGRERMADLKEFLSL
- a CDS encoding phosphomannomutase, whose protein sequence is MSVAMQDVMKQSGVAFGTSGARGLVSAMTDRVCYVYARSFIKYCEASYKCEKNIAIAGDLRPSTGRILQALVKAGQDAGWKVTYCGRIPSPAIALYGLDKSLPTIMVTGSHIPADRNGIKFNHPNGEITKADEQGIVSQSVDFDEALFDAAGMLKNAPELPAVETEAEENYCKRYPEFFGEKALQGLTIGVYQHSAVGRDIVVRVLESLGACVKPFGRSDVFVPVDTEAIRPEDEELAREFTHKDYVDAVFSTDGDSDRPLLADDVGMWLRGDVLGILASQALGIKRIATPVSCNTSLEKSESFEKICRTRIGSPYVIAGMESLMEGDAAASAAAGVSVAGYEANGGFLLQTDLKRTAYDGVTRTLKALPTRDALLPMIAVMVMVREQKMCVVDLLRKLPKRFTVSDRLKEFPTEISKAKLAEIREQKLGEKLFGKFAAKPSKFNKGAPFHGKMVSLNEVDGYRMEFDSGDIVHLRPSGNAPEFRCYVETEGKERSAELLADCLKVMEGWRK